CCATCGACATTGGTTATGTCTGATACATAATGTAAAAGCTCTAATGCTTTTTGAGCAGCAAGTTCAAGTTCATATTTTCCATGAAGTGCCAAAGACATATGGCATTCCGCTAGCAGACAATAACATTCTGTTTTTAGCGTCTGTATATCACTTTTATTTTGTAATCCATCAAATATAGTCATAGCCCTGTAAATGCTTTCAGGAGTAAACTCGTAAAGTTCTTTCTTACCAGCCAACAGTTCATCTGATAAATAATGATTCTTGTAACCTTGATCCGGTTTAGCTAATCTTACAGAACGCTCTGGATTATGTACCGTTTGAAGGATATTATCTATAATAAATTGTGATGTGTTATGTAGTTCATCAACAGGAAGATGATTACTGGCGATGAGGAAAAGATTTTTAGCGTCGATCAGTTCAATGTATAAAGTTTTCACCGCGTTATTCTGGTTTATTCTTCCTGTAACGAAATAATCTGGCTTGAATCTTCTCAAAAATGAATTTTGCGATATGTGATCATTACAAAAATTTGTCGCAGCCATCGGATAGGTATAAAGGCCCTCGATTTTTTTATTTGAAATGTTTTGCACTAATTCCTGATTAAGTATTAATGGATCCAGGGTATTCAATGAAGTGGTGAAAGGAAATATAGCTATGGAATAGTCTGAAGTGTTATCTTCATTTATTCTAGTTTTGAAAACCTGTCCACTGAAACGATAACCTTTCCGGTAGATTGTTTCTATGCAACGATCATAGCCAATTTTTTCAAAAATGCAGCGCAAAGAATAGATACATCTTGTCAGGGACTCGTCACTTACAATAATATTTTTCCATACTGATTCGATGATCATATCTTTCAGGACAACATGACCAGCGGATTCAAGTAATACGATCAATACTCCTAACTCTTTCGGTGGAATATAAATTTGCTCATT
The nucleotide sequence above comes from Escherichia coli. Encoded proteins:
- the ygeH gene encoding HilA family transcriptional regulator YgeH, whose protein sequence is MDLENKFSYHFLEGLTLTEDGILTQGNEQIYIPPKELGVLIVLLESAGHVVLKDMIIESVWKNIIVSDESLTRCIYSLRCIFEKIGYDRCIETIYRKGYRFSGQVFKTRINEDNTSDYSIAIFPFTTSLNTLDPLILNQELVQNISNKKIEGLYTYPMAATNFCNDHISQNSFLRRFKPDYFVTGRINQNNAVKTLYIELIDAKNLFLIASNHLPVDELHNTSQFIIDNILQTVHNPERSVRLAKPDQGYKNHYLSDELLAGKKELYEFTPESIYRAMTIFDGLQNKSDIQTLKTECYCLLAECHMSLALHGKYELELAAQKALELLHYVSDITNVDGKILAIMGLITGLSGQAKVSHILFEQAKIHTTDIASLYYYRALVNFHNERIEEARICIDKSLQLEPRRRKAVVIKECVDMYVPNPLKSNMKLYYKETSSESHRVIIDNILKLKQLTRICMR